From Microlunatus capsulatus, a single genomic window includes:
- a CDS encoding replication initiator, with amino-acid sequence MPRGGFALAARHTLWVVIVTVDLPSTLNAGPAAHHDRAWQHDDEDSGRGLLKLDDLTAEVSQLVVARLVSKDFGAWADTLARVGNCVRPVRLRGTSERIDPATGEVLSSFSSSDHPLGVVHVRCGNRRASECPSCSRLYAADMFHLIRAGVTGGKTVPESVADHPLLFATLTAPSFGRVHTSGRCHPGDLNRRCPHGRPLACGLVHAEGVEGRRSAVLLGQPLCPDCYDYASHVVWQWFAPDLWRRFTIALHRGLAHHLGIPAHALPEVATVQYAKVAEFQRRGAVHFHALIRLDGPRSPSGVTDPPGAVTADVLATLVTQAASTVHLHVPAVDDQDVPRRLVFGRQLDVRVVRSHRPDDDQALTAAQVAGYLAKYSTKTASDDVATSTAHHRRLQATIADLNLRAQVATLATGRSPYELLGHWGRMLGFRGHFATKSRRYSITLGQLRRARQRAQARIAASRASGTPLDLASLEADLLADEEETTLVIGRWSYLGSGWADEGETALAAAAAARAREYAQEKAAARQHTSPR; translated from the coding sequence GTGCCGCGCGGCGGGTTCGCACTAGCCGCGCGGCACACCCTCTGGGTGGTGATCGTCACCGTGGACCTCCCCTCAACACTGAACGCCGGCCCTGCGGCCCACCATGACCGCGCCTGGCAGCACGACGACGAGGACTCCGGCCGTGGCCTGCTCAAGCTCGACGACCTGACTGCTGAGGTGTCGCAGCTGGTCGTGGCCAGGCTGGTGTCGAAGGACTTCGGCGCCTGGGCTGACACGTTGGCTCGGGTCGGCAACTGCGTCCGACCGGTCCGCCTTCGTGGCACCTCTGAGCGGATCGATCCGGCCACCGGTGAGGTGCTGTCGAGCTTCTCGAGCTCTGATCACCCGCTGGGTGTGGTGCACGTTCGGTGTGGGAACCGGCGGGCGTCGGAGTGCCCGTCCTGCTCCCGTCTCTACGCGGCGGACATGTTCCACCTCATCCGCGCCGGCGTCACCGGCGGGAAGACGGTCCCCGAGTCGGTGGCCGACCACCCGCTGCTGTTCGCCACCCTCACCGCCCCCTCCTTCGGCCGCGTCCACACCAGCGGGCGTTGCCACCCCGGCGACCTGAACCGTCGGTGCCCGCACGGCCGGCCGCTCGCCTGCGGACTGGTCCATGCCGAGGGCGTCGAGGGCAGAAGGTCTGCCGTCCTGCTGGGGCAGCCGCTGTGCCCGGACTGCTACGACTACGCGTCCCATGTGGTGTGGCAGTGGTTCGCCCCCGACCTGTGGCGCCGGTTCACGATCGCCTTGCACCGCGGCCTCGCCCACCACCTCGGCATCCCTGCTCATGCGTTGCCGGAGGTGGCGACGGTGCAGTACGCCAAGGTGGCGGAGTTCCAACGCCGCGGCGCCGTTCACTTCCACGCCCTCATCCGCCTCGACGGCCCCCGGAGTCCCAGCGGGGTCACCGACCCGCCTGGCGCGGTGACGGCTGACGTGCTCGCCACCCTCGTAACTCAGGCGGCGTCTACGGTGCACCTGCACGTGCCTGCCGTCGACGATCAGGACGTGCCCCGCCGCCTGGTGTTCGGCCGTCAGCTCGACGTCCGGGTCGTTCGCTCCCACCGCCCCGATGACGACCAGGCGCTCACCGCAGCCCAGGTCGCCGGGTACCTGGCCAAGTACTCGACGAAGACCGCCAGCGACGACGTCGCCACCAGCACCGCCCACCACCGCCGCCTGCAGGCCACCATCGCCGACCTGAACCTCCGCGCCCAGGTCGCCACCCTCGCCACCGGCCGCAGCCCGTATGAGCTGCTGGGGCACTGGGGGCGGATGCTCGGGTTCCGCGGCCACTTCGCCACGAAGTCCCGCCGCTACTCGATCACCCTCGGCCAGCTGCGCCGCGCCCGGCAACGCGCCCAGGCCCGTATTGCCGCCAGCCGGGCCAGCGGCACCCCACTGGACCTGGCCAGCCTCGAAGCTGATCTCCTCGCCGATGAGGAGGAGACCACCCTCGTGATCGGACGGTGGTCCTACCTCGGATCCGGCTGGGCGGATGAGGGCGAGACAGCCCTGGCTGCTGCCGCCGCCGCCCGGGCCCGTGAGTACGCCCAGGAGAAGGCCGCAGCGCGTCAGCACACCAGTCCGAGATGA
- a CDS encoding MFS transporter — MRTARLLVPSTALIWGLQIAFLNPALALILVSLYDATTTEVGVVLAVYNASGFIASLVVPAYADRHGDYLRPMVGCGVLTLLLALLLASTTSLPVAVLALVLVGGPAGVGSSLLYAHLRHAGARPADIVNTRAIVSVAWVGGPPLATLIIGILGERAILLALAAVSVLGITATAALSAQHRRTLASESSAGAKATFEEEDLGLNRTAVILVVAAFVLLQAGNATVTSILTVYVTETLHVDVVWAGIALGVAAGLEVPALILIGRLSSRYSSFGLLTTGTLAGIAYYLGVAATPGPVLLLILQPLNAWAFAAIAGVGLPLFQQMIPRPGLSTGLYMNTRRIGAIVSGPLIALGSLTVFGNRGIFVGCAVVTAAALVVISVVSRRPAPRTQAVDSTTDVPARGR; from the coding sequence GTGAGAACAGCCCGACTGCTGGTTCCCTCCACGGCCCTGATCTGGGGGCTGCAGATCGCGTTCCTCAACCCGGCCCTGGCGCTGATCCTGGTCAGCCTCTACGACGCCACCACCACCGAGGTCGGCGTCGTGCTCGCGGTCTACAACGCGAGCGGGTTCATCGCCTCCCTGGTGGTGCCCGCCTACGCTGACCGCCACGGCGACTACCTGCGCCCGATGGTCGGCTGCGGCGTGCTGACCCTGCTCCTCGCCCTGCTGCTGGCCAGCACCACCTCGCTGCCCGTGGCGGTCCTCGCCCTGGTCCTGGTCGGCGGCCCCGCCGGCGTCGGCAGCAGCCTGCTCTACGCCCACCTCCGCCACGCCGGCGCGAGGCCCGCTGACATCGTCAACACCCGCGCCATCGTCTCGGTCGCCTGGGTCGGCGGACCACCGCTGGCCACCCTCATCATCGGCATCCTCGGCGAACGAGCCATCCTGCTCGCCCTCGCCGCAGTCTCCGTGCTCGGTATCACGGCCACCGCGGCCCTCTCCGCCCAGCACCGACGCACCCTCGCGTCCGAGAGCTCGGCGGGCGCCAAGGCGACGTTCGAGGAGGAGGACCTCGGCCTCAACCGGACTGCGGTCATCCTGGTCGTGGCGGCCTTCGTGCTGCTCCAAGCCGGGAACGCCACGGTCACCTCGATCCTCACCGTCTACGTGACCGAGACCTTGCACGTCGACGTGGTCTGGGCGGGCATCGCGCTCGGAGTCGCTGCCGGCCTCGAAGTGCCGGCCCTGATCCTGATCGGCCGGCTCAGCTCCCGCTACTCCAGCTTCGGGCTGCTCACCACCGGCACCCTCGCCGGCATCGCCTACTACCTGGGGGTGGCTGCGACACCTGGGCCAGTCCTCCTGCTCATCCTGCAACCCCTCAACGCCTGGGCCTTCGCCGCGATCGCCGGCGTCGGGCTCCCGCTGTTCCAGCAGATGATCCCGCGTCCTGGGCTCTCGACCGGGCTGTACATGAACACGCGCCGCATCGGTGCGATCGTCTCTGGGCCTCTGATCGCTCTCGGGTCTCTCACGGTGTTCGGTAATCGGGGCATCTTCGTCGGCTGCGCCGTCGTCACCGCCGCAGCACTGGTCGTCATCAGCGTGGTCAGCCGACGGCCTGCGCCGAGGACTCAGGCGGTTGACTCGACGACCGACGTCCCTGCCCGGGGTAGATGA
- a CDS encoding carboxymuconolactone decarboxylase family protein translates to MPEQTPAQRAVGDIAPKLAQLTDDVLFADVWERPELSKRDRSLVTVASLVTSGSTEQLVGHLARAKQNGLTETELVEALTHLAFYAGWPKAMSALQVAKRVFAE, encoded by the coding sequence ATGCCCGAGCAGACCCCCGCCCAGCGCGCCGTCGGCGACATCGCCCCGAAACTCGCCCAGCTGACCGACGACGTCCTCTTCGCCGACGTCTGGGAACGCCCCGAGCTCTCCAAGCGCGACCGCAGCCTCGTCACCGTGGCAAGCCTCGTCACCTCGGGCAGTACCGAACAGCTCGTAGGACATCTCGCTCGCGCCAAGCAGAACGGCCTCACCGAGACCGAGCTCGTGGAAGCGCTCACCCATCTCGCCTTCTACGCCGGCTGGCCCAAGGCCATGTCCGCCCTGCAGGTCGCCAAGCGCGTCTTCGCCGAGTGA